aaaggaatgcatttgaatctgttctgatgaggtgggtgaacctagaacctattatacagagtgaagtgagtcagaaagagaaagataaatatcatattttaacacacatatacagaatctagaaaaatggttttgaagaattcATTTCATTACAATCATTAGCACTTAATAATAtgtttaagaaatctttaaaagaatatatgcTATGTGATATTGAAGTATCATTGTATATTACAAAATAGGATGATGAATGGCTGGATATCAATACCTGACTCTGCTCTATCCACCAAAACCACCTGTCCTCTAGTAAATACCTAAGCTGCCACCTCTGAAATCAACTTTTTTGGTGCTGAACTAtaggcttgggcttccctgatggttcagatgataaacaatccacctataatgcaagagacctgggttcaatccctgggttgggaagatcccttggagaaggaaatggctacctactccagaattctggcctggagaatccatggactatatagtccagaggtcacaaagagtcagacacgactgagtaccttccacttcacttcaccatGTGCTTAACCTAACATTTCCTACATGCTTCATACTTTGAGTTTGCCAGTTGGCCTTAATATTGTAACTTCCCTAAGAGGGgaaataacaaaacaaataatTGGTCCCAGAAAGGAAAAGCTGACAGGGCAGTTTTATTGAAATTAAGTTGACATAGTTCAtggatttctcttttcttcacccCAAAGGTATCCAGAAGTTCAAAGGCCAGTATTTCCATAGCCGCCAATACAAGCACCCAGAGGGATTTGAAAAGAAACGCATTTTGGTGATTGGAATAGGAAACTCAGCCTCAGATATTGCAGTTGAGTTGTGTAAGAAGGCTGCTCAGGTAAGATGCTCCCCGATTACCTTGTCTGCTGGCGGGGCGGAGGCGGGGGGGTGGTAGGGgttggggaggagaggaaaagggAAGGGCATAGTAGAAAATCACAGCCATATAACCAAGGCTCCATTACTTAATAATTGGTTGATTAGTTGGTTGGTTGCCCAGTGTGGTATCATAGGAAATCTAGAAATCAGGAAGCCAGTCAATCTCCCAGCTTTGCCATTAATCAGCTGTGTAAACTAGAGCAAGTCATTTTACTTCTCTGGATGTCTCCTCACTTAAATTTGGATCAGACAACATTCAGCACAGGAGGCCTTGTTTCTACCCAGGGGCCTCTATGAGTTGACCTGCTCATCTTTGGAAGAGTGCCTTTTAGAAATTTAATGCATATTTGAATTCTATTTGAAATGTAAATAATCCATAGTTcccaaaaatcatttaaaaaaagagagagattaaatAGACAGTAAGATTCCCAAACAAGATCATAAATATTTAGGTGCTTCCTGAGGTCTTCCGACCACTGTTATCTTTGCACCTGTTCAGGAATGACACAGCCTAGCTGCCAGCGTCAAACATTACAAGATGCAGATGATGCTGACAGAGATGGCTGAGAATGGCAGTAACTAAATCCCTTTTAGAAGGACAGGCCTAGGCAAGATAGGAAAATAGCTTGGGTTCCTCTCCCCACAGCAAGCCCTTTCAACATGGTCTGGATTCCAGGGGTTCTATCACTCTTACACTGGCCTCCTTAGCCTGGCATCTTCTGGCTCCTCAGGACTTACTGTGGCCATGTCTACCATTGCCAAAAGTGCCCTATCCTGAGACTCACACTGTCAGGACTTAGATGTTGCTGTCGTTTTTGGGTCACTCAGACTGTATTTGGTTgtatttgactctgtgaccccatggactatagtcctccaggctcctctgtccatgggatttcccaggcaaaaatactagagtggattgccatttccttattcagGGGATCTTACTGGACCAGGAATCTAACAtgtatttcctgcactggcaggcactggttcataccactgagccaccaaagaagccccagGGCTCAGATGCCCAGTAGCAAATGTGATAAACATACGTGGTGCTTCCCCAGCAGGTTGATGATGGGGTTCCACTGGGACCTGTCAGAGTTACCACCCTGAGGACAGAGCAGGTCATTAACACCAGAAAGAGTTGTACTAGACACAGGAGGTCCTCACCTTATTTATGAAAAGAAAccacttttcatttttcaaagttttaaggCCTTCATGTGAAGAACAAGTAAAGAGGCAGTAACTGTAAAGGCTCGGAGAAGAGCCAGCTCAGGTGGGGAAGGTACCAAGTTCAGTTCCCTTACTGTTTGGAAAATGTGACAAGCTTGAGGAAGGGAGTATGGTGAAAAGAGCTGACCTAGCCATCAACTAAGTGAAGCTCCATACTAGACCACTACATGTTGCAGGTCAGTGATTTGGACTTAGAACAGTTGATCCAAAGATCTTAGATTGCAAGAGTCTATTTCCTCATATGGGCTTTGCCATGTAAAATCCTGTCTATCATGCTAGATTCAATAATAAGTAAGCACCTTGGCTATATTTGTGTGCCTTCCagctcattaatttttaaatagtgtCTTTCCAACATTTATTAGATTAATAACATAATTGATCATTATGATAAAATATCTTACACAGAGCAATGCACTCTCAATCCTTCTTTGACAAGGCTTACCAGAGATTTTCTAGGAGCTATGTaggtaacagttagaaccaagtGCACCTGCAAAGCTTAAAATTACAGTCTAAACTCACCTTAGTCCTGAGTGTGCCCTGCTTCTGTTAAAGCAAGTTCATGTTCATAATGATATGACTTGTTCTACCACAGTCCAACCACCCACTCAAAATACTGTGTGATGGTGCTGAGTCATCCACACACTTTTCCACCAAAACCCAAATCTCTGATCCTTTGCCTGAAGTATGCATCTGATCCTAAATCCTCAGACATATCACACTGCTACAGCTAGTGGAGCTAGCCAGATTAGACTCCCCTGCTGCAGGTATGGTGACAGAGAAAGATAGGGAataaaataggcagagcttccaGTGTGAACATGGATTGATcctaagtgtgttagtcactcagtcatgtccagctctttgcgaccctatggactgtagcctaccaggctcccctgtccatggaattctccaggcaagaatactgaagtggatagccattctcttctccaatggatcttccaaatccagggatcaaacctaagtctcctgcattacaggccattacaggcaggttctttacccactgagccaccatagaaGCCCTAAAGAAGAAGGGCAGAGGATAAGTAATGGAAAGAGACTGCATAGAAACATTTAAGTACATCACCTAATGCCTAGCCAAAGTATTGCCAAGCTAACAAAAGGATAGCAGCAGAAACAGTCAGGATGTTAAGTATATTACTACACACAGACCAAcaattcaacaccattttatatcAGTGCTACTTCACAAGTTAAGGAGTTGAGACCCAGAAAAACGTGTCTCCAAATTCTGGCTCACTCCAGATATGTGGCACTACATGAAACTCCTCCAGCctaaatttacaaaataataatagttagcAATACCTGTCATTGGCCAACCAACAGTTTCAGTCCTTTACATGTATCATCTCCTTTAATTGGTACAATAATTCTATGAAGCAGGTACTGCTACCACCCCTATTTTatggagagagacacagagaggctgAAGTAACTCACTCAAGGCAACACAGCTTGTAAGTAGTGAGGCTGGGAGTCAAACCCAGGTAGTCTGAATCCAGAGTCCTCAGTCTAGAATTCACAATCTTCAACTCTTAAGTCAATCAGTTCCTTACAAGGGAGTATTAACATGTTTATCAAGTCCTTGTACAATAGAACCCACAGAGTTCTGGCATGTAAAAGTACTGACATGCAAAATTTTAAGAAGCAAATCAAATATGCATTTGGTCAATGGAGAAGTAATAGTAAACAAGGTAaaatacacatttgaaaagaGATTTAAATGTACATCTTGAAAACTAGGGCAATATGAGTATACAaggtaaagaatacatctgacatatacacaaacacactactagatataaaataaaagctcatgtgtaaaatatataatcaacaaGGAACTACTGTGTAGTACAGGGAAATATACTCTGTACTctctaataacctatatgggagaagaatctgaaaagaataaatatatgtatatatatattaatataactgaTTACCTCCTATATTAACTTCCATATAAAGTAATATCTATGAATAGCAAaggttatatttttaaactctgagtttttgaaataaattcaaaGTTAAAAATCTGGCTTTTAGGCTGCAATCATACATATTTCCTGGATTATAATTGTATACCTTTGCTATAAAAACAACCTGGGTTGGATAGAAAAGTGAGAGGAGGGAAGAAGTATTGAACCACAATGCAAACGTAGATTTGTGGATTTTATGGTTGGTTTAGCCCAAAGATCTTCTAGGGTCTGCATGAAGTCCTCAAGACTATGGTAGTCTTCCTCTATCAGTGTAAATACCCCGGGGCACCACTTGTATGATAAAGCTGACCCAGAACAGTGAAAACCAGAAGATCCTTCACTTTGAAGTCAATCATCTTTAAGACAAAGCATTTCAGCCAGTTCTGGGGCCATACATGTGATATATTATCTACACAGTGGGTTCCTCCCAAAAAAAGATGATGCCCTAATATGAACTGCATTCCTTTTTGCTCACTAGGTGTTTATCAGCACCAGACATGGTTCCTGGGTCCTGAGTCGTATCTCTGAAGATGGCTATCCCTGGGACTTGACATTCCTCACCCGCTTTAGAGCCATGCTCAACAATATCATGCCACGAATTGTTGTAAAATGGGCAATGGAAAAACTGATGAGTCAATGGTTCAACCATGAAAATTATGGCCTTGTCCCTCAAAACAAGTAAAATTACTTTACTTTTTTATGGTATACTCATTGATAATCAGGGTTGTCAGAAGGGTTTCTCTTTGAAAAGAGCCAGAGTGCTAACATGATAGTTCAAACTACAGCCTAACAGTGTGGGTATCGTACAGCTCCCAGATTTTGAATCCCAGATCCATTCTGTatgccttttaaaaagtaaatatttgagaAGATGAAGTATAAATATTAGAAGTTGCTCCAGAGAGTATAACTAGGATTGGGGGAGGACTTCCTAATACCCAGAGCTATCCAACATTGGAAAAGGCTGTTTCAAGAGATTGTGACCTTCCTTtcagagggtgggatgggaaaACTGACCCAAATTCTACAGGAGCCCAttatcaaataaagaaaaataaacatccatATTGTTTGCTTGTGTTCATAAGATCAGAGATGTATAACTTGGAGATTAACAGGCAATGAATATTTCTCAAAAGCCCCCCGTGAGAAGAACTCTTATGGTGTAGAGTTAGCAAAGTATAACAGgctccttcccccctcccccaccccagaaaAAGAACAGGAGAGCTTTGCAGTCTTTCAACAAATGCAATATGGCTGCTGTATTCTGAGATCTGATACATATGccatgcagtctttttttttttaagtggttctcaaatctaaaagaaaaacgAAATTCCAGACATATAACCAGACATTGCTCCACTATTCACGCTATCATGCTATCTGTGGATATTTGAGATAAAGAGATATCCCCAAACTTAATTCTATGCATTAATTTTCATACTAATCTCTTAATTAATTTCAAAACTGATGGGAatttaacaaatttttttaacaaattttttcttccttacttatgACCAGATAGAGATTAAATAAAACAGCAAGATAATTAAAGGTAGATAACATAAAGCAACAGTGGAGATATCAGCAGGATAATGACAATTGGAGTACTCAGGAATTGATCACAGACGTTGGCATTTTGCCTAAACCCTTAGGATGTCTCTTTTTTTGCAATGTGTTTTGCCCACATCACCTACATGCATGTTTTCCTTATTTGTTGAAGGAAGAGATATGTGACATGTGAATAAAGTCTCATGTGACATGAGAATAAAGTCTGAGAGTAAAGTTTGGGGTAGGCCAACTAGTCAAGTTAGAAAGTTTTACAGATATTTTAGAAACTACTTTTTTCTCAAATCCAACCCCATAAAATATTAACAGAGTTCAAAACGCCTCATTAAATGCTCCTTTCTGAGTGTTTTCTTCTGCGTGTTTCAGATACCTTTTAAAAGAGCCTGTCGTAAATGATGATCTTCCAAGTCGTATACTCTATGGAGCCATCAAGGTGAAATCAAGAGTGAAAGAGCTCACAGAAACATCTGCCATCTTTGAAGATGGAACAGTGGAAGAGAACATTGACATCATTGTCTTTGCAACAGGATATACTatctcttttcccttccttgaaGATCTTGTTAAAGTAGAGAATAATATGGTCTCACTGTACAAATTCATCTTCCCTCCTCAACTGGAGAAGTCAACTCTTGCATGCATTGGTTTCATCCAGCCCCTAGGTCCCATTTTCCCAGCTATTGAACTTCAAGCTCGTTGGGTAACCAGAGTTTTCAAAggtaagtgagtgagtgagcagGCAGGTGAGTGGCTGAGGGTTTCACACTTGGTGGACTTTGCTAAAAACAAGTTTAGAAAAGGAAGTTGCCAAAAAAGTTTCCAACCTTGGCTGCTCTCACAAAACTGGCATCCTAAAAAATTAGCAGGGAAttcaaaaaataacaaatacttgGATACAAGAATAAATATCCATAATCATTCCTTTAATATATTAGAAAATTCAGAGAATTTCAATTGGCATAGTGTTAAGTACATATTACTTTTTGTTGGACTAATGAAAGAACAGTGAAGAAGGAAGACATCTATGACTCCAAGTTTTACCTATAAAATGTTTGTAAGTTCCTTGGGATATATGCAAATCAAGAGACGTAGGGCCTACTCCATACTTAATTCCAAATTAACTCTTAATATCTAAGCACCTCAACCTCACAGATCCCTACAAAGCTATAAAATGATTGAAATACTTCTCTCTGAGCATTGTGTAGCACTTTGCACTTCTCAGAAGACTGTTACTATCTCCCTGATCCCAGGGTTCAATTCAGctaaacaaaaatttattgaataTTCAGCCCTGTGCTGGAACTTGGTGGCATAGAGACAAATTTAAATGGATCATTTCAAGATAATAAGACAAATGCTTTGTCAGAGGAATGCATGGAGTGtatagaaagaagagaaagagtgcTAGCAACAACAGAGTGGGGTTGAGGAAGGGCATGTGGTCAAGGAAGACTCCTAGAtagctgggtttcccaggtgcagaaaaaggaacccttgagTGAGAGCACAGAGGTGTGATATAGATGGAGAGTTACACGTTATCTGATATTCCTAGAACGTGGGGTGTGAGGCAGGGAGGGGTGAAAGATTCTTCTTAGAGAGCAAGGGACCAGAACAGAGGAACCTTTTGAGGCACACTAACGAGtttgaatataaaatatagatCAGCTCTTTCtaatttcttgttgttgtttagtttctaagtcatgttcaactcttttgcgactctatggactgtatgctgccaggcttctctgtccatgggatttcccaggcaagaatactggagtgggttgccagttccttcttcaaaagatcttcccaatccagggatcaaatctgcgtctcctgcattgtgggaaaattctttttttactgAGCCACCTGAAGCCCCTTCCCAAATTTAGCTGGTAGACCCAAAACCATCCAGTGGACCCTTAGGAGCCCTGATTAAGTCTGGCTTGAGGACCTAGAGTCTCCACTTAAGAAAGCTCTTCTGCCAGAGGACCCAGTGAAAGGTTCTAAGCAAAGACCAGACATTATCAGATTTACATTTTTGGTAGATTATTTCAGCATTAGTGTGAAAGATAGATTTGAAAGGTGAAAGGAATACAGTCCCAGAGACCAGTGAGAAGGCTATGTAATTGTCTATACTAAAACATGATACAACCTCAGCCAGGCAAACAGACAACGTGGAGAAGAGAAATAGTTAAGAGTGAAACCAGCAGGACATAATGATTGGCTCCAAGAATAATTAAAGGAAGAGAGCAGAATCACAGGTGACTTGCAGATTTCAGGCAGTGGAAACTGGATTGAGAGCAGTGCTGGGACGAGGGGAGGCGTGTGGAAGAATGCAAGCCTGAGCAGGAGGACTTCAGTGATAAACTCAATTTTGGACTCATTGAATCTGAGATGTCTGATGACTAGCCATATCCAAGGAGTGTTacttcttcagtcatgtctgactctttgcgaccccatggactgtagcccaccaggtttctctgtccatggaatcctccaggcaagaatactcgagtggggagccattcccttctccaagggatcttcctgacccatggatcaaacctgggtctcctgcactgcaggcagattcttgactatcTGAGCCCCTAGGGAgccaaaaagagtgaaaaaagtgttagttgctcagtcatgtccaattatatacaaccacatggactgtagcctgtcagagaAACTGACCATTTTCCAGCATGTCTGATGCTCCAGGGACACTTGTGACACCGATGGCCTCCCAAGCACACAGTGATGACTCACATCAATCTTTCTCCATCCCCACTGCCCCACCTAGTTTGTGCCACTCTCTCCCTCGCCTGGTTTACTTCACAGCCTCTTAACTGGTCTTCCTGCCTCTACACTCACCTCCCTGGAACCCATTTTCCAAAATTCAACACCTAGGAAAATCTTTCCAAAAGGCAAACCTGATCAGGTCACTTCCCAAGGCTTCCCACCACCCTCAGAATGGAGCTCACGCCACCTGGCAGAACTCCCTGACTTCGTAGGCTCACTTTCCCACTCCAGCTTCCTCtcttaccaccaccaccccacctcaGAGTCCATGGTGTAGTCTGGTGAATCCTGGGCAACATCACACAGAACTCAATGTGAGTGGCACACCCTGGAGTTCAACAGCACAGCCTCCCTGACTGGTTTAACGTGGGTCAGTGGCCAAAATTTACATGTAAGAATCAATTACTAGATAAAGTAATGATACTGATCCAAACCTACCGCTCAACCAGCCTTTTATTTTCTAGGCTTATGTACCTTGCCCTCAGAGAGAACTATGATGGAAGACATTATCAAGAGGAATAAACAAAGAATTGActggtaagaattttttttaattctttacatAGAACAGTATTGAACTGCTCACAAGAATCACCTAGCTGCTTCTTAAAAATGCAGAGTCCTGGGACATAACCCAGACCAACTGAATCAAAATTTCTGGATGAGACTGGAAATTCATATTTTTGTGTTCTTCCAAGGTGATTCTTATATATGCTAGTTTAAGATACAACTACTTAAAAATAGTCATTTCACCAAACGAGAACATTTTTCCTtgacatattttcatttgttttgtatgATGCCTATGTTAGATTCTATATCTTCTCACACTCTGTGGTGAAGAGAAAATGGGATGGGGCAATGGTGGTGACAGTAGCCCCGAGTATCTCTGGAAAGTTAGCTGGGGGAACTCCCATCAAAGCAAATTAGAAAGGAGTTGGCATGGAATGAAAGTCAAGGATTTATACTTTGTGACACAGTAGAATCCATAAGTGATCTTAAGGATCCATTAAGAATCCATTCCATAAGGAATCCACTAAATTCCATAAGTGATTAAGTACATTGGAAGGTTTACTCTGGGGCCTTACATCACATGTAGGGATTATCTCACTTTAAAGCTCTAATTCATCTATTATATTCCAACCAGAGTGCCAGATACTTTAACAATTTAACTAGAAAATATTAAGCATCTCTTCTGTGCAAGACACCAAGCTACACTTGCATCTGTAATCTGGTGAATCTTTGCAACAATCCTGACTAGTTTTACTTGCCAGAAGATTTATAGCTGCTTGCTAaataccaaataataataatggttatAAACCCTATCACATTCCTAGAACTTCCATGAAAtcagacttatttattttatatcctacTCTCAATCTGAGATGTGGGTCTCCTGATGAAATAAACTAACACTTGCCACCAGAGTCATTCAaagctcatttattcattcattcatctctcCATTCTTTCAGCACTTATTGAATACCTAATGTTCTTATGTAACTTAGAATATTTTGTGACTCTGTCCTTTTTTCTACATTAAGGTTTGGAGAGAGCAAAAGCCAGCTACTGCAGACCAGTTACATCAGCTACGTGGACGAGCTCGCTGTAGAGATAGGTGTGAAGCCAGACATCCTTTCTCTCTTGCTAAAAGATCCTAAACTGGCTGTGAAACTCTATTTTGGGCCGTGCAACTCCTATCAGTATCGTCTGGTTGGGCCTGGGCAGTGGGATGGAGCCAGGAATGCCATCTTCACCCAGAAACAAAGGACACTGAAGCCTTTAAAGACACGGGCTATCAAAACCTCATCTACTTTCCCAGTTTCCTTCCTGTTGAAAATCCTGGGGCTTCTTGCTGTTGTGGTGGCCTTTTTTTCCCAACTTCAGTGATTCTAATCTGTCAGCATAATGCTTTAAGTTTTAATGGCAGTCAGTacctcttaaagaaaaaaaaactaaaagaaaaaatattaaatctaaAGTCTAAATTTTAGAGTTGGAaagaatagagagagagaaagagttagAAGAATTaggtataaaatgtataaaaccaAAATTGTGTCATGAAATTTCTTTGCCATCCATCCTTCCCTCAAACTCACCAGACtctccaaaaaaataataataataataaaaatcaatatagtAACACTGGCTGAATAGTGCTGCCAAGCCTGAATAAAGGAAAGCCATATGGGAAAATAGTAGAGTTACACAGAATGAAAAGCACCCATGGTTTAAATTATTGGAAAATTTAAATTGTgggtaaatatttaaatttctgcATGTTGTTCTTGATAGTCCTCTTAGCCAAACTTTATTTGGTCACAGTGTTCTCAAATGTTAAGTCAGGCTCCATTTGCTTCATGAAGAATCACTCAAAAatattggagaaaaagaaaaatgagaagataGACTTAGAAAACAGCAACATTCAGACAGGTTTTTAGGGCCTCACATTAAGAGCTGAGCAAATAGCCACTTTTCTTAAATTTGTCTTATAtttttgaagggcttccctggtggctcaggcagtaaagaatttgcctgcaatgcaggagacctgggtttgatcccggggtagGCAGCTCtcctgaagggaatggctacccacccccgtattcttgcctggagaattccatggacaaaggagcctggcgggctacagtccatggagtcgcaaagagttggacacaagtgagcgactaacactttcacttcactatattCTGATAGAGACACtgctgtaaaattaaaaataagcatacCATAATAGATGGATAAATGTATTTACAATATTActatacatataata
The sequence above is drawn from the Dama dama isolate Ldn47 chromosome 14, ASM3311817v1, whole genome shotgun sequence genome and encodes:
- the FMO2 gene encoding flavin-containing monooxygenase 2 encodes the protein MAKKVAVIGAGVSGLMSLKCCVDEGLEPTCFEKTEDIGGLWRFKENVDDGRASIYQSVVTNTSKEMSCFSDFPMPDDFPNFLHNSKVLEYFRIFAKKFDLLKYIQFQTTVLSVKKHPDFATSGQWVVVTENNGKEQSAVFDGVMICSGHHVFPHLPLESFPGIQKFKGQYFHSRQYKHPEGFEKKRILVIGIGNSASDIAVELCKKAAQVFISTRHGSWVLSRISEDGYPWDLTFLTRFRAMLNNIMPRIVVKWAMEKLMSQWFNHENYGLVPQNKYLLKEPVVNDDLPSRILYGAIKVKSRVKELTETSAIFEDGTVEENIDIIVFATGYTISFPFLEDLVKVENNMVSLYKFIFPPQLEKSTLACIGFIQPLGPIFPAIELQARWVTRVFKGLCTLPSERTMMEDIIKRNKQRIDWFGESKSQLLQTSYISYVDELAVEIGVKPDILSLLLKDPKLAVKLYFGPCNSYQYRLVGPGQWDGARNAIFTQKQRTLKPLKTRAIKTSSTFPVSFLLKILGLLAVVVAFFSQLQ